The genomic stretch GCCGGCGCCCCGGCCAGGAGCGCGATGGCGAGCAGTGCTGCGATGCGCCGGGACAGGTGCATGCGGTCCCGCACCTTAGCGAGGCCGGCGGCGCGCTGCGGTACCTTCGCGTCCGCGTGGCGCACCCCCGCAAGCTCCACATCCTCCTGCTCACCGACCGCGACTGGACGCATCCCCAGGGCGGCGGCACCGGCACGAATCTCTACGGCCAGGTCGCCCGCTGGCTGGATTGGGGCCACCGCGTGACGGTGATCGCGGGCGACTACCCGGGCGCCGCGAGGGTCGAGGAGCCGGCGCCGGGGCTGACGATCCACCGGATGGGCACGCGCCTGACCGTCTTCCCGCGCGCGGCGCGGGCGGTGGCGCGCGGCGTGGGCGCCGACGCCGACGTCGTGCTCGAGGTCATCAACGGCATCGCGTTCTTCACGCCGCTGTGGTGGTGGTGCAAGAAGCCGCGCGTCGCGCTCGTCCACCACGTCCACCAGGACCACTACGTCGCGGAGCTCGGGCGCCGGGGCAGGCTCGCCGCGCTGCTGCTCGAGTACCTGCCGCTGCGCTTCCTCTACCAGGGCACGCAGGTCCTGACGATCTCCCAGGCCGCCCACGACGACCTCGTCGAACGCATCCACATCGACCCCGAGCTCATCCACGTCGCCTACCTCGGCGTGGAGCCGTCCCAGTTCCATCCCGGTCAGCGCTCGGAGCAGCCGACGCTGCTCTATCTCGGCCGCCTGAAGCAATACAAGCGCCTCGAGGTCACGTTGGACGTGCTCGAGGGCGTCCCCGGCGCCCGCCTGGAGATCGCCGGCACGGGCGACTGGGGACCGGTCATCGAGCGCGAGATCGAGGAGCGCGGCCTGCAGGACCGCGTGACGATGCACGGGTTCGTCCCCGAGGACGAGAAGACCGACCTCTACGGCCGCGCGTGGCTGAACCTCACCGCGTCCTCGGCCGAGGGCTGGTGCCTGACGGTCATGGAGGCCGCCGCCTGCGGAACGCCGAGCGCGGCGCTGCGCGTCGGCGGGCTGGCGGAGTCGATCGTGGACGGCGAGACCGGCGTGCTGGCCGCGACGCCCGAGGAGCTGACCGAGAGGGTGCGCGCAGTCGTCGAGGACCCGGAGCGCCGCGACGAGCTCGGCGCGGCCGCCCAGGCGCGGGCGCGCGGGTTCACGTGGGAGAACACGGCGACCGCGAACCTGGCGGTGCTCGACAAGGCCGCTGCGGAGCCGAGGCTGTCGCTGCGGCGCGGCCTGCGTCAGTCGGAGTCGGTCAAGGCCGGCGGACTGGCCGCCGCGACGCTGCTGTCCAACGGCATCCAGCTGATCTTCACGGTCGTCTTCACGCGCCTGCTCGGCGCCGACGGCTACGGCTCGCTGGCCGCGCTCGTCTCGACCTTCCTGATCCTGATGGTGGGCGGGCAGGCGATCCAGGTCGCCGCCGCGCGCGAGACCGCGCTGCACCACCTCGGCGACGGCCAGCGGCTGGCCGCCACGCTGAACGGCTGGACGCGGCAGCTGCTGATCGCGTTCGTCATCGTCACCGCA from Capillimicrobium parvum encodes the following:
- a CDS encoding glycosyltransferase, whose amino-acid sequence is MAHPRKLHILLLTDRDWTHPQGGGTGTNLYGQVARWLDWGHRVTVIAGDYPGAARVEEPAPGLTIHRMGTRLTVFPRAARAVARGVGADADVVLEVINGIAFFTPLWWWCKKPRVALVHHVHQDHYVAELGRRGRLAALLLEYLPLRFLYQGTQVLTISQAAHDDLVERIHIDPELIHVAYLGVEPSQFHPGQRSEQPTLLYLGRLKQYKRLEVTLDVLEGVPGARLEIAGTGDWGPVIEREIEERGLQDRVTMHGFVPEDEKTDLYGRAWLNLTASSAEGWCLTVMEAAACGTPSAALRVGGLAESIVDGETGVLAATPEELTERVRAVVEDPERRDELGAAAQARARGFTWENTATANLAVLDKAAAEPRLSLRRGLRQSESVKAGGLAAATLLSNGIQLIFTVVFTRLLGADGYGSLAALVSTFLILMVGGQAIQVAAARETALHHLGDGQRLAATLNGWTRQLLIAFVIVTALSIALQDPLAHLVGVPEHPLAAAAILPTGVLWLLLSLQRGALQGMHTFFPVGVSLLVEAFGRLLCGLVLVLAGAEVTGAFLGTPLAFALTAIWLGWEIHKRLGGAANAKTARTLRSLLAGAWAPIGGLALLAILQNVDVIVVKHQIGGDEAGSYAAAAVAAKAVVWVAIGIALHLLPEATRRAAAGLDPLPVLRRSFVILAIIAVPALAIFAVASEPLMRIAFGADLTQAADALPVLGLAMTVLAVAYLTVQYMLALGRTSFLWVLGVVAVIEPFLLSMGTFTIMSYAAVVLALQCVAAVGVLALGLRARSAFAPASVR